One genomic window of Quercus robur chromosome 6, dhQueRobu3.1, whole genome shotgun sequence includes the following:
- the LOC126689071 gene encoding aspartate carbamoyltransferase 3, chloroplastic-like isoform X2 — MAVSSSLFTTSLQGSMVAPKTLKCHREYMCSPSNVSCRQSGYTKSMYLAHSRLLPSGKLSKWEQTDGFSSKDRIQCCAVQVENAPSFSVGKKFQLDDVIEALQFDRDILGAIFEVASEMEKIEKNSPGSQILKGYLMATLFYEPSTRTRLSFESAMKRLGGEVLTTENAREFSSAAKGETLEDTIRTIEGYSDIIVMRHFESGAAKRAAVTAGIPIINAGDGPGQHPTQALLDVYTIERELGKLDGIKVGLVGDLANGRTVRSLAYLLAKYQDVKIYFVSPDVVKMKDDIKDYLTSKGVEWEESADLMEVASKCDIVYQTRIQKERFGERIDQYEQARGKYIVDQNVLDVMQKHAVVMHPLPRLDEVPM; from the exons ATGGCTGTTTCATCTTCTCTTTTTACAACTTCGTTGCAGGGGAGCATGGTTGCTCCCAAAACATTAAAATGTCACAGAGAGTATATGTGTAGTCCTTCAAATGTCTCCTGCAGACAATCTGGATACACTAAGTCAATGTACCTAGCACATTCGAGGTTATTACCCAGCGGGAAATTATCGAAATGGGAACAAACTGACGGATTCTCTTCAAAGGACAGAATCCAGTGCTGTGCAGTACAAGTTGAAAATGCACCTTCATTTTCGGTAGGGAAGAAGTTTCAGCTTGATGATGTAATTGAAGCTCTACAATTTGATAGGGATATTCTTGGTGCTATATTTGAAGTTGCAAGTGAGATGGAGAAGATTGAAAAGAATTCTCCCGGAAGCCAAATTCTTAAGGGTTATCTTATGGCTACTCTCTTTTATGAGCCTTCCACTAGAACTAGGCTTTCCTTTGAGTCTGCCATGAAAAGGTTAGGTGGGGAAGTTTTGACAACAGAAAATGCACGGGAGTTTTCATCAGCAGCTAAAGGAGAAACACTTGAAG ATACCATAAGAACCATTGAGGGTTACTCGGATATAATTGTGATGCGGCACTTTGAAAGTGGTGCTGCCAAAAGAGCAGCTGTTACAGCTGGCATTCCTATTATTAATGCCGGGGACGGTCCTGGGCAGCATCCTACACAG GCTCTCTTGGATGTATATACCATTGAAAGAGAGTTAGGGAAACTAGATGGCATCAAGGTTGGGCTAGTGGGTGATCTTGCCAATGGAAGGACTGTCCGCTCACTTGCTTACTTGCTTGCCAAGTACCAAGATGTAAAGATCTACTTTGTCTCTCCTGATGTGGTAAAAATGAAG GATGATATAAAAGACTATTTGACATCGAAGGGAGTGGAATGGGAAGAAAGTGCTGACTTAATGGAAGTGGCTTCTAAGTGTGATATAGTGTATCAAACTCgcattcaaaaagaaagatttggAGAGAGAATTGACCAATATGAACAAGCTCGAGGCAAGTACATTGTAGATCAGAATGTCTTGGATGTTATGCAGAAGCATGCTGTGGTCATGCACCCTCTACCAAGGCTTGACGAGGTACCCATGTGA
- the LOC126689071 gene encoding aspartate carbamoyltransferase 2, chloroplastic-like isoform X1, translating into MAVSSSLFTTSLQGSMVAPKTLKCHREYMCSPSNVSCRQSGYTKSMYLAHSRLLPSGKLSKWEQTDGFSSKDRIQCCAVQVENAPSFSVGKKFQLDDVIEALQFDRDILGAIFEVASEMEKIEKNSPGSQILKGYLMATLFYEPSTRTRLSFESAMKRLGGEVLTTENAREFSSAAKGETLEDTIRTIEGYSDIIVMRHFESGAAKRAAVTAGIPIINAGDGPGQHPTQALLDVYTIERELGKLDGIKVGLVGDLANGRTVRSLAYLLAKYQDVKIYFVSPDVVKMKDDIKDYLTSKGVEWEESADLMEVASKCDIVYQTRIQKERFGERIDQYEQARGKYIVDQNVLDVMQKHAVVMHPLPRLDEITVDVDRDPRAAYFRQAKNGLYIRMALLKLLLVGW; encoded by the exons ATGGCTGTTTCATCTTCTCTTTTTACAACTTCGTTGCAGGGGAGCATGGTTGCTCCCAAAACATTAAAATGTCACAGAGAGTATATGTGTAGTCCTTCAAATGTCTCCTGCAGACAATCTGGATACACTAAGTCAATGTACCTAGCACATTCGAGGTTATTACCCAGCGGGAAATTATCGAAATGGGAACAAACTGACGGATTCTCTTCAAAGGACAGAATCCAGTGCTGTGCAGTACAAGTTGAAAATGCACCTTCATTTTCGGTAGGGAAGAAGTTTCAGCTTGATGATGTAATTGAAGCTCTACAATTTGATAGGGATATTCTTGGTGCTATATTTGAAGTTGCAAGTGAGATGGAGAAGATTGAAAAGAATTCTCCCGGAAGCCAAATTCTTAAGGGTTATCTTATGGCTACTCTCTTTTATGAGCCTTCCACTAGAACTAGGCTTTCCTTTGAGTCTGCCATGAAAAGGTTAGGTGGGGAAGTTTTGACAACAGAAAATGCACGGGAGTTTTCATCAGCAGCTAAAGGAGAAACACTTGAAG ATACCATAAGAACCATTGAGGGTTACTCGGATATAATTGTGATGCGGCACTTTGAAAGTGGTGCTGCCAAAAGAGCAGCTGTTACAGCTGGCATTCCTATTATTAATGCCGGGGACGGTCCTGGGCAGCATCCTACACAG GCTCTCTTGGATGTATATACCATTGAAAGAGAGTTAGGGAAACTAGATGGCATCAAGGTTGGGCTAGTGGGTGATCTTGCCAATGGAAGGACTGTCCGCTCACTTGCTTACTTGCTTGCCAAGTACCAAGATGTAAAGATCTACTTTGTCTCTCCTGATGTGGTAAAAATGAAG GATGATATAAAAGACTATTTGACATCGAAGGGAGTGGAATGGGAAGAAAGTGCTGACTTAATGGAAGTGGCTTCTAAGTGTGATATAGTGTATCAAACTCgcattcaaaaagaaagatttggAGAGAGAATTGACCAATATGAACAAGCTCGAGGCAAGTACATTGTAGATCAGAATGTCTTGGATGTTATGCAGAAGCATGCTGTGGTCATGCACCCTCTACCAAGGCTTGACGAG ATTACTGTGGATGTTGATAGGGATCCAAGGGCTGCTTATTTTAGACAAGCAAAGAATGGACTTTATATACGGATGGCTCTTTTGAAGCTCTTACTTGTCGGGTGGTGA